A window of Apium graveolens cultivar Ventura chromosome 8, ASM990537v1, whole genome shotgun sequence contains these coding sequences:
- the LOC141680732 gene encoding uncharacterized protein LOC141680732 — translation MSLKALAHKIIRKGYYWPTIHQDEIEFVKKCKECQLFNNVPFAVWGIDIMGPFPQAKGDLRTTPRTSTGETPFKLAYGTEAMLPIEVGSPSHRAINFDEDANEEGLRTNMDLIDEVRGQAVEKIERYKEKTREHFSKKYRVKNFQVGDLVLRDTEASDPTNTGKLMPKWEGPYKVKEVLRPGTYKLLNMDGTQIPNTWHRLRLRKF, via the exons ATGTCCTTaaaggccctagctcataagatcataAGAAAAGGCTATTACTGGCCAACTATTCATCAGGACGAAATAGAGTTcgtgaaaaaatgcaaggaatgccaactCTTCAATAATGTGCCCTTTGCCGTCTGGGGTATTGACATAATGGGACCCTTTCCCCAGGCCAAAGGAGATCTAAG GACAACCCCTAGGACAAGCACCggagaaactccattcaaactagcTTATGGCACAGAAGCAATGCTCCCTATTGAGGTGGGATCGCCTTCTCATAGAGCAATAAACTTTGATGAAGATGCCAACGAAGAAGGACTCAGAACAAATATGGATTTGATCGATGAAGTCCGGGGTCAAGCTGTAGAAAAGATCGAAAGGTACAAGGAGAAGACAAGGGAGCACTTCAGTAAGAAATAcagagtcaaaaacttccaagtaGGAGACTTAGTTCTTCGAGACACAGAAGCATCAGATCCTACAAATACTGGAAAgctaatgcccaaatgggaaggaccatataAGGTCAAAGAAGTCCTGAGACCGGGAACCTACAAACTCCTGAACATGGACGGCACACAAATCCCTAATACCTGGCACAGACTCCGGCTAAGGAAGTTCTAG
- the LOC141680733 gene encoding uncharacterized protein LOC141680733, which translates to MKYYLFQPPSLTKAQPGELLHFYLSARAQAVGAASIREENGKYPRLEKFAFALVTTLKKLKHYFQGREIRVVTNQPLRKIIHKLDISGRLLNWAVELRKFNLRFIPRTAIKAQALADFIIECNFSEEEPEPMNIDPETNQDANLGAWTLKIDGSSTSKRSGAELILKNPEGFTIQTTIPFGFPTTNNQAKYEAMIAKLKLSRTLRVQDLKIYSDSQIVVKQINGEYIANDPILEKYQALVQSYLASIPKNQVLQICREENEEADILSKLSHQTWIAQFTLKNSTNHLLIPEKSWSSKATRTG; encoded by the exons ATGAAGTACTACCTCTTTCAGCCACCATCCCTAACTAAAGCTCAACCAGGAGAGCTTCTCCACTTCTACTTATCAGCGAGAGCACAAGCAGTAGGAGCTGCCTcaatcagggaagagaatggaaa ATACCCAAGACTAGAGAAGTTTGCCTTCGCATTAGTCACAACTTTAAAAAAACTCAAGCACTACTTCCAAGGAAGAGAAATAAGAGTGGTAACAAATCAGCCTCTAAGGAAGATAATTCACAAGCTAGATATCTCGGGGAGACTACTCAATTGGGCTGTGGAGTTGAGAAAGTTCAATTTGAGGTTCATTCCCAGGACTGCAATTAAAGCTCAAGCActtgcagatttcataatcgaatgcaacttcTCGGAAGAAGAACCGGAACCAATGAACATAGATCCAGAGACAAACCAAGATGCAAATTTGGGAGCCTGGACCTTGAAAatagatggttcttcaacaagcAAGAGATCAGGAGCCGAACTTATACTGAAAAATCCTGAGGGATTCACCATTCAAACAACTATACCTTTCGGTTTCCCGACAACAAATAATCAGGCAAAATATGAGGCAATGATTGCAAAACTAAAGCTCTCCAGGACTCTGAGGGTCCAGGACttaaaaatctacagcgactcccagatagtggtcaagcaaaTAAACGGAGAATATATAGCAAATGACCCTATTCTGGAAAAGTATCAAGCACTGGTTCAAAGTTACCTAGCTTCAATCCCAAAGAACCAAGTCCTACAAATATGTAGAGAGGAAAATGAAGAAGCAGATATTCTATCCAAGTTAAGTCATCAGACCTGGATTGCTCAGTTTACTTTGAAGAACTCCACAAACCATCTCTTGATTCCGGAGAAGTCTTGGAGTTCGAAAGCAACCAGAACTGGATAA